From a single Gimesia fumaroli genomic region:
- a CDS encoding Gfo/Idh/MocA family protein: MKKIKVGQIGVGHPHAGGKMQAFRKSDEYEVVGVVEPDPNLRKYAESTGIYQGLPFLTQEQLLNIDGLQAVAVETLVPDLLTTAETCIAAGKHIHLDKPAGLSLPHFKRILDQAAQKHLLLQMGYMYRYNPGMVLLRDLLKKGWLGEPFEVHTVISKKMDAASRTKLEPQPGGMMFELGCHVIDLVVQILGRPEQVTAFSQHASEIDDTLQDNMLAIFSYPKALATVKSSCNEVNGFDRRHIVVCGSEGTFHLQPFGRPAASLTLSNAKGKFRKGQQDIKFDGYTRYTDDVADMARIIRREKDIDFSYDHDYHVQETVLKAAGLPVT; encoded by the coding sequence GTGAAGAAAATCAAAGTCGGGCAGATTGGCGTCGGTCATCCGCATGCGGGCGGAAAAATGCAGGCCTTTCGCAAGTCGGATGAATACGAAGTTGTGGGGGTGGTCGAACCTGATCCGAATTTACGTAAGTACGCAGAATCGACGGGCATTTATCAGGGGCTCCCTTTTCTGACGCAGGAACAACTGCTGAATATCGACGGCCTGCAGGCCGTCGCGGTAGAAACACTGGTGCCCGATCTATTGACCACAGCCGAAACCTGCATCGCCGCAGGCAAGCACATTCACCTGGATAAACCAGCGGGACTCTCGTTGCCGCACTTCAAACGGATTCTGGATCAGGCCGCACAAAAACATCTGCTACTGCAGATGGGATACATGTATCGCTACAACCCGGGAATGGTGCTGCTGCGCGACCTGCTGAAAAAAGGCTGGCTCGGCGAGCCGTTTGAGGTGCATACCGTGATCAGTAAAAAAATGGACGCCGCCAGCCGCACGAAACTGGAACCTCAGCCGGGAGGCATGATGTTTGAACTGGGTTGCCATGTGATTGATCTGGTGGTCCAGATTCTCGGCAGGCCGGAACAAGTTACCGCATTCTCACAGCATGCATCCGAGATTGACGACACGTTACAGGATAACATGCTGGCGATCTTCAGCTATCCCAAAGCACTGGCGACAGTTAAATCCAGTTGCAATGAAGTCAACGGCTTTGATCGCAGACACATTGTCGTGTGTGGCTCAGAAGGCACTTTTCATCTGCAACCATTCGGCAGGCCGGCTGCCAGTTTAACCCTGTCCAACGCGAAAGGAAAATTCCGCAAAGGACAGCAGGACATCAAATTTGACGGCTACACGCGCTACACTGACGACGTGGCCGATATGGCGCGGATCATCCGCCGCGAAAAGGATATCGACTTTTCGTACGATCACGACTATCACGTACAGGAAACGGTCCTCAAAGCAGCAGGCTTACCCGTAACCTAA
- a CDS encoding neutral/alkaline non-lysosomal ceramidase N-terminal domain-containing protein, with product MFRIVHILSIVLFSVSVSSTIFAAETGEFKVGLASVEITPPVGYPLSGYYHERKNTGALDPLHAKAMVFSQDETRLAVIACDILGISADLAGLVRDRIEAQTGIPGEQVLICGTHTHTGPDYARDLCRFILSQQGKTPETKPTSYPAALVEAIAQSAVDASLNLQPLQLSTGSGEETNVAFNRRFVMKDGTISTWANFRNKNVVRSAGPIDPELDILMFRSPEGKPVGALSVYALHLDTTGGDKCSADFPAYLERMLKSELNPKFLSAFGAGTCGDINHVNPRVKERNRPDFIGSQLGKTFLTAMKDLQPVKPDLAFGRSVLQIPMQSYSSEDLAEARTTIKRIENNEKIPTLEKVKAFKIIYLDLLQQGSIESLFTDPQRKPSVSLAGAGKTIPIEIQVFQIGEDTAIVGLPGEVFVDLGLTIKRLSPYRQTMVIELSNSNDPVYIPTRLSYQGGGYEPMNSVIQPGGGEEMVAETIRLLREVKSK from the coding sequence ATGTTCAGAATCGTGCATATTCTCTCTATCGTACTTTTTTCCGTTTCCGTTTCGAGTACTATCTTTGCGGCGGAGACCGGTGAATTCAAAGTCGGTCTGGCTTCCGTGGAAATCACGCCGCCCGTCGGCTATCCGCTGAGCGGCTATTATCACGAACGAAAAAATACGGGCGCACTTGACCCGCTACACGCCAAGGCGATGGTTTTTTCACAAGATGAGACCCGACTGGCTGTCATCGCCTGCGACATACTGGGCATCTCGGCAGATCTGGCAGGACTGGTTCGCGACCGGATTGAAGCTCAAACCGGAATTCCCGGCGAACAGGTTCTCATCTGCGGCACGCACACGCATACTGGCCCCGATTATGCCAGAGATCTCTGCCGCTTTATTCTTTCGCAGCAGGGTAAAACACCAGAGACGAAACCGACCTCTTATCCGGCAGCGCTGGTGGAAGCGATTGCCCAGTCGGCCGTAGATGCGAGTCTAAATCTGCAGCCACTCCAGTTGTCAACCGGTTCCGGTGAAGAAACAAACGTGGCCTTTAATCGCCGGTTCGTCATGAAAGACGGAACCATCAGCACCTGGGCCAACTTTCGAAACAAGAACGTCGTGCGTTCTGCAGGGCCCATTGATCCGGAGCTGGACATTCTGATGTTTCGTTCTCCAGAAGGAAAACCGGTGGGTGCTTTGAGTGTCTATGCCCTGCACTTGGATACGACGGGCGGAGACAAATGCAGTGCCGACTTTCCCGCCTATCTGGAACGTATGTTGAAATCGGAACTGAATCCCAAATTCCTTTCCGCCTTCGGTGCGGGAACCTGCGGCGATATCAACCATGTCAATCCGCGCGTGAAGGAACGTAATCGTCCCGATTTTATCGGCAGCCAGTTAGGCAAAACGTTTCTGACGGCGATGAAAGACTTGCAGCCAGTCAAACCGGATCTGGCCTTTGGACGGTCTGTGCTGCAGATTCCGATGCAGTCATATTCCAGTGAAGATTTAGCAGAAGCGCGGACCACAATTAAACGCATTGAAAATAACGAGAAGATTCCGACGCTGGAAAAAGTCAAAGCGTTTAAAATCATTTATCTGGATCTGCTGCAACAGGGTTCAATAGAATCGTTGTTTACCGATCCTCAACGAAAACCTTCCGTGAGTCTTGCCGGAGCGGGGAAAACGATTCCGATTGAAATCCAGGTCTTCCAGATTGGTGAAGACACGGCCATCGTCGGATTGCCGGGCGAGGTCTTTGTTGACCTGGGATTGACGATCAAACGTCTTTCTCCGTATCGCCAGACGATGGTCATCGAACTCTCCAACAGTAATGATCCGGTTTATATACCGACCCGACTCTCTTATCAAGGAGGCGGCTACGAGCCGATGAATTCGGTCATTCAGCCGGGAGGGGGCGAAGAAATGGTGGCAGAAACCATCCGCTTACTCCGTGAAGTGAAATCCAAATAG